The following proteins come from a genomic window of Alnus glutinosa chromosome 10, dhAlnGlut1.1, whole genome shotgun sequence:
- the LOC133879120 gene encoding uncharacterized protein LOC133879120 gives MGKRKDSFWEHAQEIENGHFTCKFCHDSFSGGISRIKSHLSGLSGRDIQVCPKVPEAIQLKAKQALQPIDPPTKRTKNVATSNNFLKGEIVSGSSSSHMPNRCKLDKQYATLLISDRICSDAISSPLFKDFLNGVAEHGPGYELPSSFTLKSRVIPDIKKEVEEYVKNVIKNSVKTGYTLMSKKRFSPVEDDYSWDIFAYTPIGMVFVSPPILFFSNFEETMSNVMMLFRPANAVQFIIDDDDDDKIEPDNSIVRILTKEYPQIYQTPCATRGIRLLLQKIAHVPFVDNILKVASWIVSYIFKHKVNVSLRRVHKTKSDVASRFFNLISLLEVESEFQAFHVSFVTLSSDWEKLLNDAKAYNVAKFIDSTIRCKEFWSRGKTVEQIMKPLFQVLDLVHCDGPTFGYLYEMMERVQDEVKECCGSNRVLYDNICKILNEVRSDIIHPIHAAAAFLNPIYMCREKFEENDEMIDGVKKIGQILVGLKEEDAFMSQVQLYRSKDPNLFTDQAMMILKTAHPRVWWESCGNHIPVLQKYAIQILGQPCSSTLCKRHELRDYRLEDCALMVNTMMMERYKSLETQMKEPIILDKLGFKNKLIHDGILPNPVQVIHHLKVTLHFYYLAGKYAALPSFWLPPIFGWLKGEVFTAILVTQLAASTGIGDFMLEGDALLVIVVVNQPHLFSSWHFAPLISDIRLDLSSFLS, from the exons ATGGGTAAAAGGAAAGACTCATTTTGGGAGCATGCACAGGAAATAGAAAATGGTCATTTTACCTGTAAGTTTTGTCACGACAGTTTTTCTGGGGGTATTTCAAGAATTAAATCACATTTGTCTGGGCTTAGTGGCCGTGATATTCAAGTTTGTCCAAAAGTACCTGAAGCAATTCAGTTAAAAGCAAAACAAGCATTACAACCGATTGACCCTCCCACTAAGAGAACTAAAAATGTGGCAACatcaaataattttcttaaaggGGAAATTGTTTCAGGTTCCTCATCATCACATATGCCAAATAGATGTAAATTGGATAAACAATATGCTACTCTCCTCATCTCGGATAGAATTTGTTCTGATGCCATTTCATCACCCCTCTTCAAGGACTTTTTGAATGGCGTTGCTGAACATGGTCCCGGTTATGAACTCCCAAGTTCTTTCACTCTCAAATCACGGGTGATTCCAGATATCAAGAAAGAAGTTGAGGAATATGTGaaaaatgtcataaaaaatTCAGTTAAAACCGGTTATACCTTGATGAGCAAGAAAAGGTTCAGCCCCGTTGAAGATGATTATAGTTGGGATATCTTTGCATATACACCAATAGGAATGGTGTTCGTGAGTCCACCAATATTGTTCTTCTCCAATTTTGAAGAAACCATGTCTAACGTCATGATGTTATTTCGACCTGCAAATGCAGTACAATTTatcattgatgatgatgatgacgacaAGATAGAGCCTGACAATTCAATTGTGCGTATCCTTACGAAAGAGTATCCTCAGATTTACCAGACCCCGTGTGCTACTCGTGGGATTAGATTACTCTTGCAAAAAATAGCTCATGTTCCTTTTGTGGATAATATACTTAAAGTGGCGAGTTGGATAGTTTCATATATTTTCAAGCATAAAGTCAATGTGTCTTTGAGAAGAGtacacaaaacaaaaagtgaTGTTGCTTCCCGTTTTTTCAACCTCATATCACTCTTAGAAGTTGAAAGTGAATTTCAAGCTTTTCATGTATCTTTTGTAACGTTGTCTAGTGATTGGGAGAAGCTACTTAATGACGCGAAAGCATACAATGTTGCAAAGTTCATTGATTCAACCATTCGTTGCAAAGAATTTTGGAGCCGAGGGAAAACGGTAGAACAAATTATGAAACCACTATTTCAAGTTCTTGATCTGGTTCATTGTGATGGCCCAACATTTGGATACCTATATGAGATGATGGAAAGAGTACAAGATGAAGTTAAGGAGTGTTGTGGCAGTAATCGGGTCCTTTACGATAATATatgcaaaattttaaatgaagtTCGAAGCGATATTATTCATCCAATACATGCAGCTGCTGCCTTTTTAAATCCTATTTACATGTGTCGTGAGAAATTTGAGGAGAATGATGAAATGATTGATGGTGTAAAAAAGATTGGGCAAATTTTAGTTGGGTTGAAAGAGGAGGACGCTTTCATGAGCCAAGTACAACTTTATCGCAGTAAAGACCCAAACTTGTTCACAGATCAAGCCATGATGATCCTAAAAACAGCACATCCTC GAGTATGGTGGGAATCTTGTGGCAATCATATCCCTGTATTACAAAAATATGCCATTCAAATCTTGGGTCAACCTTGTAGTTCTACTTTATGCAAGCGACACGAGTTACGAGACTATCGGTTAGAGGATTGTGCATTAATGGTGAATACAATGATGATGGAGAGGTATAAATCCCTAGAAACACAAATGAAAGAGCCAATTATTCTTGACAAACTTGGT TTTAAGAATAAATTGATACATGATGGTATTTTGCCTAACCCAGTTCAAGTCATCCACCATCTTAAGGTCACTTTACACTTTTATTACTTGGCTGGCAAGTATGCCGCTCTCCCATCTTTTTGGCTTCCTCCTATCTTTGGGTGGCTTAAAG GTGAAGTTTTTACTGCTATTCTTGTTACTCAGCTAGCAGCTTCTACGGGTATTGGAGATTTTATGCTTGAAGGGGATGCTCTTCTAGTGATTGTAGTTGTGAATCAGcctcatcttttttcttcttggcatTTTGCACCCTTAATTTCGGATATTAGATTAGATCTTTCTTCCTTCCTTTCTTAG